One window of Rhodothermales bacterium genomic DNA carries:
- a CDS encoding helix-turn-helix domain-containing protein — MIGLILLVISLAIAGVGLYRAEKTLFSRGTASADASARQLAEAAEAFPVEAARHDTFESEAPLADQDFPIATGDGVASVPGPISVSPNTQIPVANDQVLVVDLDQKVRSRLREILGDTYSVVEAENAARAVSMMSRRQPALAIVGSNVKDRHGRPFWEWMRRSDTLGQVPVLLITALTAHEDIADRFDHLPYRPSAVLRKPLLIDEVGRTVSRIVEGNEDSWSSDPTWGTFQIGNDEDARFVRRAQQDVEGNIANPSFGVRELSAEMGLSARQLQRRLRETTGQSPNSFIRSIRLQQAARMLEHGSEPVSQVAYAVGFNSLSYFAKCFREHFGRNPSEFTARRARTGASV; from the coding sequence ATGATCGGACTCATTCTCCTCGTTATCAGCCTCGCCATTGCCGGCGTCGGATTGTACCGCGCCGAAAAGACGCTCTTCTCCAGAGGCACGGCAAGTGCGGATGCCTCTGCGCGACAGCTTGCGGAAGCAGCCGAGGCTTTCCCCGTTGAAGCAGCGCGCCACGACACGTTCGAGTCGGAGGCACCGCTGGCCGATCAGGACTTCCCGATTGCCACGGGCGATGGGGTTGCGAGCGTGCCCGGGCCAATTTCCGTCTCTCCAAACACCCAGATCCCGGTCGCCAACGATCAGGTGCTCGTGGTGGACCTTGATCAAAAAGTGCGCAGCAGGCTTCGCGAAATTCTGGGCGACACGTACAGTGTGGTCGAGGCCGAGAACGCAGCGCGTGCGGTGTCCATGATGTCGCGGCGCCAGCCGGCGCTTGCCATCGTCGGTTCCAATGTCAAGGACCGCCATGGACGCCCTTTCTGGGAATGGATGCGGCGCTCGGACACGCTGGGCCAGGTGCCGGTCCTGCTGATCACGGCATTGACGGCGCACGAGGACATCGCCGATCGCTTTGATCACCTGCCGTATCGTCCGTCGGCCGTGCTCCGCAAGCCGCTTCTCATCGACGAGGTGGGCCGTACGGTGTCCCGCATTGTGGAAGGCAACGAGGACTCCTGGAGCAGCGATCCCACATGGGGAACGTTCCAGATCGGCAATGACGAAGATGCGCGGTTCGTGCGGCGCGCCCAGCAGGATGTAGAAGGCAATATCGCCAACCCCTCCTTCGGTGTGCGCGAGCTGTCGGCCGAGATGGGCCTGTCGGCGCGGCAGCTCCAGCGACGGCTTCGCGAAACCACCGGACAGTCTCCGAACTCATTTATCCGCTCCATTCGCCTCCAGCAGGCGGCCCGCATGCTCGAGCATGGTTCGGAGCCGGTCTCTCAGGTGGCGTATGCTGTCGGCTTCAACAGCCTGTCGTACTTCGCAAAGTGCTTCCGCGAGCACTTCGGACGGAACCCCTCCGAGTTCACGGCGCGTCGCGCTCGCACCGGCGCCTCGGTCTGA
- a CDS encoding translocation/assembly module TamB domain-containing protein — protein sequence MAAPLKHISRNTAGAIGAVLLLLVVAFFAATRTEIGREQVARQIEAQFSRSTEASLQIGRLTGNLAQQFTAIDVRVRDAGGMDLLQVDTIRVRPSWEDLLRRRLDTRRVELINPSLRLAVDSVGATGWSDVFPRRPDSARTGASAWDFRSARLLARGGRIVSGEAVTLAENLSFDTRIEQSEGRYLIELLAASGLGREPALDVLGASGQAVVDSSRITVNQAILQTAGSDVQFSGFVERTDRPEFRVALEPSRVSFDELSGFVTSSPLRGSAELTLSASGTLDDFVISELGLSSGGSRVALSGTVSGLPTVALADMELEATPLLRSDLERIAPSLLLPDRLLVDSLAAEVFVNGRLQLEGALAGRSDVRLVAATEAGSASFDGEFRLAPGFDELDSAAPRLAGSDTYLRVQGLLETTSLDTGQLYLTGGGDALLNTITTLDGVLALESARTSGTLTASMRDSRIGPVFADVVRLQSSWNPGGGSATTRLIQPAGAMTADMAWQASGALELDAQLDDVDLGALLGRDGLSTSLNGELVAQIDDRSRLLGTVSARVDSSRITNPRGETHALPQQVRLRSALEDTLYVLTLDGTGAAGRVVLGDSPDHALQALQFWGRALTDGLRREQQKPYDRSGGLASVDDVTASLLREPLLGTEPLQSFGSLTISDLSRPASLVPGIPAVAGTAELGLRLNADANHIDSQLTLLSDSLRWGRYGLRSGEATLALETRYDGQVEENLILSLDVRSDTVTAGVTAVPDWHLAVDLAQRRGRVTMRAGRGSDIGPFVVSADTRLRDDRTRLRLDTLQVEARQLNWSLQSPAVIDLFNDAVAVDNLTITERLGSQRLTLAGTISPAPGDTLSVTARSLRLAELTEFASLRRQLGGLLSADVRITGGFDRPLTTGTVRVPAFIMDDRQLGSVFIRTDIPPGSEEIRLDLRIAPTPTPASVAPVSEVIDNRLTVAGTVRPPSEGDPGNWDLAIDGERIDLFFLKYIFNESVDRFTGFAYGGGTMTGAFGSPTVNARLDVDRVDFGIPLIGIDYSMEGSVRIDRDAIHFERVLLTDENGGTADLAGPMYFNDYRFFSFDVSGTLEDLLVMNRGETPELPFYGFIKGTGSATLTGPLTNATLRIPDGRTSEDSQLFIPIVEAIEEGDASFIIFADSTGQLPDLERLIRRPFVLARRASAERQFLDGLDMDMNIQAPRGSLIHLVIDPLLGDVINAESTGRVQIRRNQGEFLVFGQMEVLGGDYLFTAGEVFVRRFIIQPGGTLSWVGDPINARMNLSALYRTRASTTGLDDVNLGGALIPLVVELSITGLVASPQVDLGLSIDRSNQNALGDYQALEARLNQPDRATEYATSVLLTNSFQLTTDNLSAGAGEQLAFNSVSQLVSSQLSRFLDAALPNVDFNFGLQGERAEDLDITYGVALRLLDERLIIRGEGVYQGSSTDNTRANTQGIQGEFVVEVRLSPAVSAQVFFRREGDILQNADLTNTAGAGLTYQTDFPSWRRVLRRWLGRDDPPPENVASGEDS from the coding sequence ATGGCTGCTCCCCTCAAGCATATCTCCCGGAATACCGCCGGCGCGATCGGTGCCGTGCTGCTGCTTCTTGTGGTAGCGTTCTTCGCGGCGACACGCACAGAGATCGGTCGTGAACAGGTAGCACGGCAGATTGAAGCCCAGTTCTCGCGCTCGACCGAGGCGTCCCTGCAGATTGGACGACTGACGGGAAATCTGGCACAACAGTTCACCGCCATCGATGTGCGCGTGCGCGATGCAGGCGGCATGGACCTGCTGCAGGTTGACACCATCCGGGTTCGTCCTTCCTGGGAAGACCTGCTCAGGCGACGTCTGGACACGCGCCGGGTAGAGCTCATAAATCCGTCCTTGCGGCTGGCCGTCGATTCGGTGGGAGCCACGGGGTGGTCGGATGTGTTTCCACGCCGGCCGGACTCCGCCCGGACAGGCGCGTCCGCCTGGGATTTCCGTTCGGCAAGACTGCTGGCCCGGGGCGGCCGCATAGTGTCCGGCGAGGCCGTTACGCTTGCGGAGAACCTGTCCTTCGATACGCGTATCGAACAGTCGGAAGGTCGTTACCTGATCGAATTGCTAGCGGCGAGCGGACTGGGTCGGGAGCCGGCACTCGATGTGCTGGGGGCTTCCGGACAGGCCGTCGTCGACTCCTCCCGCATCACGGTCAACCAGGCTATTCTGCAAACGGCAGGGTCTGACGTGCAGTTTTCCGGCTTTGTCGAACGCACCGATCGGCCCGAATTCCGAGTTGCCCTGGAGCCGTCCCGGGTGTCCTTTGACGAACTGTCCGGTTTTGTCACCTCATCTCCCCTGCGAGGATCAGCGGAGTTGACTCTGTCGGCCAGCGGCACGCTCGACGATTTTGTGATTTCCGAGCTCGGCCTCTCTTCCGGCGGATCCCGGGTAGCACTCTCGGGCACCGTCTCGGGGCTTCCGACGGTGGCGCTGGCGGACATGGAGTTGGAAGCGACACCACTCTTGCGCAGCGACCTCGAGCGCATCGCACCCTCCTTGCTGCTACCGGACAGACTGCTGGTTGACTCCCTTGCGGCTGAAGTCTTCGTTAACGGCCGGCTTCAGCTTGAGGGCGCCCTGGCCGGCCGGTCCGACGTTCGGCTGGTTGCTGCCACGGAGGCCGGCTCTGCATCCTTCGATGGCGAATTCCGCCTGGCACCGGGATTTGACGAGCTGGACTCGGCAGCACCCCGACTTGCGGGATCGGACACCTACCTGCGGGTCCAGGGTCTGTTGGAGACTACATCGCTCGATACCGGACAGCTGTACCTCACCGGTGGAGGCGATGCCCTGCTCAATACCATTACGACGCTGGACGGCGTGCTGGCACTCGAGAGCGCGCGGACCTCGGGCACGCTGACCGCCTCGATGCGGGACTCCCGGATCGGACCCGTTTTTGCGGACGTGGTGCGCCTGCAATCCAGCTGGAATCCAGGCGGAGGCTCGGCCACCACGCGACTGATCCAGCCGGCCGGCGCCATGACTGCCGACATGGCCTGGCAGGCCTCCGGCGCGCTCGAACTGGACGCGCAACTGGACGATGTCGACCTCGGCGCGCTTCTTGGTCGGGATGGACTGTCGACCAGCCTCAACGGCGAGTTGGTAGCCCAGATTGACGACCGCAGTCGATTGCTCGGCACCGTCTCCGCTCGCGTCGACTCCTCCAGAATCACGAACCCACGTGGAGAGACACATGCTTTGCCGCAGCAGGTCCGACTCCGGTCCGCGCTTGAGGACACGCTCTACGTACTGACCCTGGACGGCACCGGGGCGGCCGGTCGAGTCGTACTTGGCGATTCACCGGACCACGCCCTGCAGGCGCTGCAATTCTGGGGTCGTGCCCTGACGGACGGACTGCGCCGGGAGCAGCAGAAGCCTTATGACCGGTCCGGTGGCCTGGCATCGGTCGATGACGTCACCGCCTCTCTGCTGCGCGAACCGCTGCTCGGCACCGAGCCCCTGCAATCCTTCGGCAGCCTGACCATATCAGATCTGTCGAGGCCGGCGTCGCTCGTTCCCGGGATCCCGGCCGTGGCTGGAACCGCCGAACTGGGCCTGCGCCTGAACGCCGACGCCAATCACATCGACTCGCAACTCACCCTCCTGTCCGACTCCCTGCGATGGGGCCGATACGGGCTGCGCTCCGGCGAGGCCACGCTGGCGCTCGAAACGCGGTACGACGGGCAGGTGGAAGAAAACCTGATCCTCTCGCTGGACGTGCGCTCCGATACCGTGACGGCAGGGGTGACCGCCGTGCCTGACTGGCACCTGGCCGTCGATCTGGCACAACGGCGCGGCCGAGTCACCATGCGGGCCGGAAGGGGGTCTGACATCGGCCCCTTTGTCGTCTCGGCTGATACCCGGCTTCGTGACGACCGGACGCGCTTGCGCCTGGACACCCTGCAGGTCGAGGCCCGTCAGCTGAACTGGTCCCTTCAGTCCCCTGCCGTCATTGATCTCTTCAATGATGCCGTGGCCGTCGACAACCTGACCATTACGGAACGACTGGGATCACAGCGGCTGACCCTGGCGGGCACAATTTCTCCGGCACCGGGGGATACCCTTTCAGTCACAGCCCGCTCACTCCGTCTGGCCGAGTTGACCGAATTTGCCAGCCTGCGTCGGCAATTAGGTGGACTGCTCTCGGCGGATGTGCGCATTACCGGAGGGTTTGATCGGCCTTTGACGACCGGCACGGTGCGCGTACCGGCCTTCATCATGGATGACCGGCAGCTGGGCAGCGTATTCATTCGCACCGACATACCGCCCGGCTCTGAGGAAATTCGCCTTGATCTTCGCATCGCGCCAACCCCTACGCCCGCGTCGGTTGCACCCGTGAGTGAAGTCATCGACAACCGGCTGACGGTAGCCGGCACCGTGCGACCTCCCTCCGAGGGTGACCCGGGCAACTGGGACCTGGCCATCGACGGCGAGCGCATCGACCTCTTCTTCCTGAAGTACATCTTCAACGAGAGCGTGGACCGGTTTACCGGATTCGCGTACGGAGGCGGTACCATGACTGGCGCGTTCGGCAGCCCCACCGTGAACGCCAGGCTGGACGTGGACCGGGTCGATTTCGGCATTCCGCTCATCGGGATCGACTATTCCATGGAGGGCTCGGTGCGCATCGACCGGGATGCCATCCATTTCGAGCGCGTGCTGCTCACCGATGAGAATGGGGGCACCGCCGATCTCGCGGGGCCGATGTATTTCAACGATTACAGGTTCTTTTCCTTCGACGTGTCGGGGACCCTCGAAGACCTGCTTGTCATGAATCGGGGCGAGACGCCGGAGCTGCCGTTCTACGGGTTTATCAAAGGCACCGGTTCAGCCACACTTACCGGCCCCCTCACCAACGCCACGCTGCGCATTCCTGACGGCCGTACGTCCGAGGACAGCCAGCTCTTCATCCCCATCGTGGAGGCCATCGAGGAGGGAGATGCGTCGTTCATCATTTTCGCCGATTCGACCGGCCAGCTGCCGGACCTTGAGCGACTGATCCGCAGACCGTTTGTGCTGGCACGACGCGCTTCTGCCGAGCGACAATTTCTTGACGGGCTGGACATGGACATGAATATCCAGGCCCCGCGCGGATCACTCATTCACCTTGTAATCGACCCGCTTCTGGGCGATGTGATCAATGCCGAAAGCACCGGACGCGTGCAGATCCGACGCAATCAGGGGGAATTCCTCGTTTTCGGTCAGATGGAGGTGCTTGGCGGCGACTACCTGTTTACAGCAGGCGAGGTGTTCGTGCGCCGCTTCATCATTCAGCCTGGTGGAACGCTCTCCTGGGTTGGAGACCCCATCAACGCGCGCATGAATCTGTCCGCGCTGTACCGGACGCGGGCCAGCACGACAGGTCTGGATGATGTGAATCTTGGCGGCGCGCTGATTCCCCTGGTCGTCGAGTTGTCCATCACCGGCCTCGTCGCATCGCCCCAGGTGGATCTGGGACTGAGTATCGATCGCTCCAACCAAAACGCCCTGGGCGATTATCAGGCACTGGAGGCCCGGCTCAACCAACCGGACCGCGCTACGGAGTATGCCACCAGCGTGCTGCTGACCAATTCCTTCCAGCTTACCACCGACAACCTGAGCGCCGGAGCGGGCGAGCAGCTGGCATTCAACAGCGTTTCCCAGCTTGTGTCGTCGCAGTTGTCCCGCTTCCTGGATGCGGCACTGCCGAATGTCGACTTCAATTTCGGGCTCCAGGGAGAGCGGGCCGAAGACCTCGACATCACCTATGGGGTGGCGCTCCGACTGCTCGATGAGCGACTCATCATCCGGGGCGAGGGGGTTTACCAGGGATCCAGCACCGACAACACGCGGGCGAACACCCAAGGCATTCAGGGCGAGTTCGTCGTCGAGGTGAGACTGAGCCCGGCCGTCTCTGCGCAAGTCTTCTTCCGCCGCGAGGGGGACATTCTTCAGAATGCCGACCTCACCAACACCGCCGGAGCCGGCCTCACCTATCAGACCGATTTCCCGTCCTGGCGCCGAGTGCTCCGTCGCTGGTTGGGCCGGGATGATCCGCCCCCCGAGAACGTCGCCTCCGGGGAGGACTCATAG